The Deinococcus sedimenti genome has a segment encoding these proteins:
- a CDS encoding DUF475 domain-containing protein, giving the protein MIKREFGFAFIITALSLVLAFWYGLRVGGISTALNYLFIAIVLGVMEVSLSFDNAVVNASVLKNMTKKWQQRFLVWGILIAVVGMRLIFPILIVAVTSGLGFGEVANLALNDSNRYAEYLEQAEIAISAFGGVFLLLVALNYLMDPEKDLHWLGGFERRLAGIGKLDTIQVVVTVTALLLITKFMVPVAEQVTALTAGLVGLVLYLIMNAIGNLFDPDDMAAKAGAAGFSAFMYLEILDASFSLDGVIGAFAITNVVVIIAAGLAIGAVFVRSLTLFLVHKGTLAEYRYLEHGAHYGILALAIIMLLHMNPAIHIPEVVTGLIGVGFIVFSIISSLRANKKDALGGGTA; this is encoded by the coding sequence ATGATCAAACGAGAATTCGGTTTCGCCTTCATCATCACCGCACTGTCCCTCGTGCTGGCCTTCTGGTACGGCCTGCGCGTGGGCGGAATCAGTACCGCTCTGAATTACCTGTTCATCGCCATCGTGCTCGGCGTGATGGAGGTCTCCCTGAGCTTCGACAATGCCGTCGTGAACGCCTCGGTCCTGAAGAACATGACCAAGAAGTGGCAGCAGCGCTTCCTGGTCTGGGGCATCCTCATCGCCGTGGTCGGCATGCGCCTGATCTTCCCCATCCTGATCGTGGCCGTCACATCCGGCCTGGGTTTCGGTGAGGTGGCCAACCTCGCCCTGAACGACTCCAACCGGTACGCTGAGTACCTTGAGCAGGCAGAGATCGCCATCAGCGCATTCGGCGGCGTATTCCTCCTGCTGGTCGCCCTGAACTACCTGATGGATCCAGAGAAGGACCTGCACTGGCTGGGCGGTTTCGAGCGTCGTCTCGCCGGCATCGGCAAACTCGACACGATTCAGGTCGTGGTGACTGTCACGGCGCTGCTGCTGATCACCAAGTTCATGGTACCGGTCGCCGAGCAGGTCACGGCTCTGACGGCCGGGCTGGTCGGTCTGGTGCTGTACCTGATCATGAACGCCATCGGGAACCTGTTCGATCCGGACGACATGGCGGCCAAAGCGGGCGCCGCAGGCTTTTCTGCGTTCATGTACCTCGAAATCCTGGACGCCAGCTTCTCCCTGGACGGCGTGATCGGCGCGTTCGCCATCACCAACGTCGTCGTGATCATCGCGGCAGGCCTAGCGATCGGCGCTGTGTTCGTGCGGTCGCTGACGCTGTTCCTCGTGCATAAGGGGACGCTGGCTGAGTACCGCTACCTGGAGCACGGCGCGCATTACGGCATTCTGGCGCTGGCGATCATCATGCTGCTGCACATGAATCCCGCCATTCACATTCCTGAAGTGGTCACTGGCCTGATCGGCGTGGGCTTCATCGTCTTCTCGATCATCTCCTCTCTCCGCGCGAACAAGAAGGACGCCCTGGGTGGCGGAACTGCGTAA
- a CDS encoding TerD family protein: MQAFQTGQKSPLSHLTTSNLLTISARVTGPAAEYDLSLFGLDAGGQLSDDRYLVFFNQPATPERAVQMSSGARGEKIFTIDLQRLPQTIRRLSLTATVDDGTFGQIDHAEITLSADGRPVASYRVTGRDFQQERAVMLFDVYFKDLWRVGAVGQGFNGGLAALVRHYGGEVADRPGPTPPSPAPNAAPAPPRPTPTSSPAPATPPAPPAPPINLKKITLDKKGESTRISLKKPGHAEPIRVNLNWDRGGKRSGMFSRITAAADLDLGCMFVLNDGQRGVIQALGNSFGSERLLPHILLDKDDRTGAALDGENLTIFRPDLIHTVLVFTCIYEGTNDFTQVGARLSLKDPQGNEIAVHLSNPDIQRTFCGIALIENIGGEIKVTKEERYFLGAQQCDEHYGFGFRWVAGSK; the protein is encoded by the coding sequence ATGCAGGCCTTTCAGACCGGGCAGAAATCGCCGCTCAGCCACCTGACCACCTCGAATCTTCTCACGATCTCCGCGCGCGTCACCGGTCCTGCCGCTGAGTACGATTTAAGCCTGTTCGGCCTCGACGCCGGCGGTCAACTCAGCGACGACCGCTACCTCGTGTTCTTCAACCAGCCCGCCACGCCCGAGCGGGCCGTGCAGATGAGTAGCGGCGCGCGCGGCGAGAAGATCTTCACGATTGACCTGCAGCGCCTCCCGCAGACCATTCGGCGATTGAGTCTCACCGCGACCGTAGATGACGGCACCTTCGGGCAGATTGACCACGCGGAGATTACCCTCTCCGCCGATGGCCGACCCGTGGCGTCCTACCGCGTGACCGGCCGGGACTTCCAGCAGGAGCGCGCCGTGATGCTGTTCGACGTGTACTTCAAGGACCTCTGGCGCGTCGGCGCGGTCGGGCAGGGGTTCAACGGTGGCCTTGCGGCGCTCGTCCGTCACTACGGCGGCGAAGTTGCTGACCGGCCCGGTCCGACCCCACCTAGCCCCGCGCCGAACGCCGCGCCCGCACCGCCCCGGCCCACGCCCACGTCCTCACCAGCCCCCGCGACGCCCCCTGCCCCTCCTGCCCCACCGATCAACCTCAAGAAGATCACGCTGGACAAGAAGGGGGAAAGCACCCGCATCTCCCTGAAGAAACCCGGGCACGCCGAACCGATCCGCGTGAACCTCAACTGGGACCGCGGTGGGAAACGCAGCGGGATGTTCAGCCGTATCACGGCCGCCGCCGACCTGGATCTGGGATGCATGTTCGTCCTGAACGACGGACAACGCGGCGTCATTCAGGCGCTCGGGAACAGCTTCGGTTCCGAGCGGCTCCTGCCGCACATTCTGCTCGACAAGGACGACCGGACCGGGGCGGCGCTTGACGGAGAGAACCTCACCATCTTCCGTCCTGATCTGATCCACACCGTGCTGGTGTTCACGTGCATCTATGAGGGCACCAACGATTTCACCCAGGTGGGTGCCCGGCTCTCGCTCAAGGACCCGCAGGGCAACGAGATCGCCGTCCACCTGAGCAACCCGGACATTCAGCGCACCTTCTGCGGGATCGCCCTGATCGAGAACATTGGCGGGGAAATCAAGGTCACCAAAGAAGAACGGTATTTCCTGGGCGCGCAGCAGTGCGATGAGCACTACGGCTTCGGGTTCCGCTGGGTGGCGGGGAGTAAGTAA
- a CDS encoding HpcH/HpaI aldolase/citrate lyase family protein, translating to MAHLGITLYTPATHPDLGAIAAGKFPGLTNHVWCTEDAIRDEELSEAMQNILRHLDYAESFTSRVYLRVRSPDVLTELARHDLSRVHGFILPKIHDGNLRAYMDVLPATHVAQLTLETREALSEHRMMVLRDLIFQESWQGYVEALRIGGNDLMNVLGVRRAPGRTVYEGPLERIVSMLVGVFRPYGFQLSSPVYEVFSDLITLAREVQQDLEYGLSGKTIIHPVQLATVRQGYRVPVRDLEEAQAILKPDAPAVFQMNGRMCEPATHRRWAHDTAERATLYGLLPPSAGDALHYLPALGAI from the coding sequence ATGGCTCACCTCGGCATTACCCTCTACACCCCCGCCACCCACCCGGACCTCGGCGCGATCGCGGCCGGCAAGTTCCCTGGCCTGACCAATCACGTCTGGTGCACCGAAGACGCCATCCGGGACGAGGAACTCAGCGAGGCTATGCAGAACATTCTGCGGCACCTGGATTACGCGGAATCGTTCACCAGTCGCGTGTACCTGCGCGTCCGCTCCCCGGACGTGCTGACCGAACTGGCCCGGCATGACCTGTCGCGCGTTCACGGCTTCATCCTGCCGAAAATCCACGATGGGAATCTCCGGGCGTATATGGACGTCCTGCCCGCCACGCATGTCGCACAACTGACCCTGGAAACCCGCGAAGCACTGAGTGAGCACCGCATGATGGTGCTGCGCGACCTGATCTTCCAAGAGAGCTGGCAGGGGTACGTGGAGGCCCTGCGGATCGGTGGAAATGACCTGATGAACGTCCTGGGTGTGCGCCGCGCGCCAGGGCGCACCGTGTACGAGGGGCCGCTGGAGCGGATCGTGAGCATGCTCGTCGGCGTCTTCCGGCCATACGGGTTTCAGCTGTCCTCCCCGGTGTACGAGGTGTTCAGTGATCTCATTACCCTTGCGCGCGAAGTGCAACAGGATCTGGAGTACGGCCTGTCCGGTAAGACCATCATCCACCCCGTGCAACTCGCGACCGTGCGGCAAGGGTACCGTGTGCCCGTCCGGGATCTGGAGGAGGCCCAGGCGATCCTGAAGCCAGACGCCCCGGCCGTCTTCCAGATGAACGGGCGCATGTGTGAACCTGCCACGCACCGCCGCTGGGCGCACGATACCGCCGAGAGGGCCACCCTGTACGGACTCCTGCCGCCCAGTGCTGGAGACGCCCTTCACTACCTGCCTGCGCTGGGCGCAATCTGA
- a CDS encoding ATP-grasp domain-containing protein: MRAYFNKNFTGTADQIRALQYSGHDVVVSHTDPAHAMLDAARGCGMTAIVEPRNLETALYLDYIANLLREQRIDAFIPGKLAEQFAEQRGRFPQAIVPADPHTLRLINNKARFLADWPQSLLPLPRWQVFHSLEQFDAARADLAREGVRLCMKPAEGIYASGFRMLSDTPRVTTFLKGELYEMSTAAAREMIAAAETWPEYLLMHTLPGDERSVDCAALNGELLGCVVRRKTSQDQVIELRPDLVAVARAMARRYHLSGLFNFQTRDDRAGTAHLLEINTRASGGIRNALASGVNLPGLLLDAVSGVQRPDVVTPAQVMHVREDKRARRVREPHAH; the protein is encoded by the coding sequence ATGCGAGCCTACTTCAACAAGAATTTCACCGGGACGGCCGATCAGATCCGCGCCCTCCAGTACAGCGGGCACGACGTCGTCGTCTCACACACCGACCCCGCGCACGCCATGCTGGACGCCGCGAGGGGGTGCGGGATGACCGCCATCGTCGAGCCCCGCAACCTTGAAACGGCCCTCTATCTGGACTACATCGCGAATCTGCTCCGCGAGCAGCGGATTGACGCATTCATTCCAGGAAAGCTCGCCGAGCAGTTCGCCGAGCAGCGCGGCCGGTTCCCTCAGGCGATCGTACCGGCCGACCCGCACACCCTGCGTCTGATCAACAACAAAGCGCGTTTTCTGGCGGACTGGCCACAGTCGCTCCTGCCGCTGCCGCGCTGGCAGGTGTTCCACTCCCTGGAGCAGTTCGACGCGGCGCGCGCCGATCTCGCGCGGGAGGGCGTGAGGCTGTGCATGAAACCTGCCGAGGGGATCTATGCCAGCGGTTTCCGGATGCTCAGCGACACGCCCCGCGTGACCACCTTCCTGAAAGGTGAATTGTACGAGATGAGCACTGCAGCCGCCCGGGAGATGATCGCCGCGGCCGAGACGTGGCCCGAATACCTCCTGATGCATACCCTGCCCGGTGACGAGCGCAGCGTGGACTGCGCGGCCCTGAACGGGGAACTGCTGGGCTGCGTCGTGCGGCGCAAGACCAGCCAGGATCAGGTCATCGAACTCCGACCCGATCTGGTTGCCGTGGCGCGCGCCATGGCGCGCCGCTATCATCTCAGTGGTCTGTTCAACTTCCAGACCCGCGACGATCGCGCCGGGACCGCGCACCTGCTGGAGATCAACACCCGCGCGTCTGGCGGCATCCGCAACGCCCTGGCGTCGGGCGTGAATCTCCCAGGGCTGCTCCTCGACGCGGTGAGCGGCGTGCAGCGCCCGGACGTGGTGACGCCCGCGCAGGTCATGCATGTCCGGGAAGACAAGCGCGCCCGGAGGGTGAGAGAACCCCATGCCCACTGA
- a CDS encoding phosphoribosyltransferase domain-containing protein, translated as MPTEHHVTLPSGTLRLTVERELQPLSDLVKYAVRENPKRGFLFVSTVLGKHIPTLPERAAWTHQALARALPPLTWPHFIGLAETATALAEGVHAEWQALWPDVQSSYQHTTRYLTGEAVLLRFDEPHSHAPAHILHQPDGDVSGVRELVLVDDEITTGTTLTNLARAWCDLYPQVDRIILICLTSWADPAALQARVTPLLHLLSLTQGKYEFTPNPTWPSPVTPPVHGTDGVSRTHLQQSRRTASRPLTLPDMEALGLTGASRLLVLGTGEHQYPAYALARHLQDQVAQVRFSATTRSPVLPGLAMTRKLTFTDNYGDGMPNYLYNVDPDVYSDIIVVHEPGCDVPELLALLGRHARSVIL; from the coding sequence ATGCCCACTGAGCATCACGTCACTCTTCCCAGCGGCACCCTGCGCCTCACTGTGGAGCGCGAACTGCAGCCACTGTCGGATCTGGTCAAGTACGCTGTCCGGGAGAACCCCAAGCGGGGATTCCTGTTCGTCAGCACCGTGCTCGGCAAGCACATCCCCACCCTGCCCGAGCGCGCAGCGTGGACGCACCAGGCGCTCGCCCGTGCGCTGCCCCCGCTGACGTGGCCGCACTTCATTGGCCTGGCGGAAACCGCCACCGCGCTGGCGGAAGGGGTTCACGCCGAGTGGCAGGCCCTCTGGCCCGATGTGCAGTCCAGCTACCAGCACACCACCCGGTACCTCACGGGTGAGGCTGTGCTGCTGCGCTTCGATGAACCCCACTCGCACGCCCCCGCGCACATCCTGCACCAGCCGGACGGGGACGTGAGCGGCGTGCGGGAACTGGTGCTCGTCGACGACGAGATCACGACCGGCACCACCCTCACCAACCTCGCGCGGGCCTGGTGTGACCTGTACCCTCAGGTTGACCGCATCATCCTCATCTGCCTTACCAGCTGGGCTGATCCGGCCGCACTCCAGGCGCGCGTCACGCCGCTTCTGCACCTGCTCAGCCTCACGCAGGGGAAGTACGAGTTCACGCCGAACCCCACCTGGCCGTCCCCGGTGACGCCCCCCGTCCACGGCACTGATGGCGTGAGCAGGACCCACCTCCAGCAGTCCAGGCGCACGGCCAGCCGGCCGCTGACCTTACCCGACATGGAGGCCCTCGGCCTAACCGGCGCGTCCCGACTTCTGGTGCTGGGCACTGGGGAACATCAGTACCCGGCGTACGCCCTGGCCCGCCACCTCCAGGACCAGGTGGCCCAGGTCCGTTTCAGCGCGACGACCCGCTCGCCCGTCCTGCCGGGCCTGGCCATGACACGCAAGCTGACCTTCACCGACAACTATGGGGACGGCATGCCCAACTACCTCTACAACGTCGACCCGGACGTGTACAGCGACATCATCGTCGTACATGAGCCTGGCTGTGACGTGCCCGAACTGCTGGCTCTCCTCGGCCGACATGCCCGGAGCGTGATCCTGTGA
- a CDS encoding TerD family protein, which translates to MALSLSKGSNISLSKEAPNLTRILVGLGWDPRVSDGQQFDLDASAFLLTASGRVRGDHDFIFYNQLRSQDGSVEHTGDNRTGQGDGDDESIKIDLSRVPADIAKIVVGVTIDEADARRQNFGQVGGAFIRIVDDATGREITRYDLGEDFSTETAVVFGEVYRYGNEWKFRAVGQGFAGGLAPMARGYGVNV; encoded by the coding sequence ATGGCCCTGTCCCTGTCCAAAGGCAGCAATATCTCCCTGAGCAAAGAAGCTCCCAATCTCACCCGCATCCTCGTGGGTCTCGGCTGGGACCCCCGCGTCAGTGACGGTCAGCAGTTCGACCTGGACGCCAGCGCGTTCCTGCTGACCGCCTCGGGCCGCGTGCGCGGTGACCATGACTTTATCTTCTACAACCAGCTGCGCAGCCAGGACGGCAGCGTTGAGCACACCGGCGACAACCGCACCGGTCAGGGTGACGGGGACGACGAGAGCATCAAGATCGACCTGAGCCGCGTCCCGGCCGACATCGCCAAGATCGTCGTGGGCGTGACCATCGACGAGGCCGACGCCCGCCGTCAGAACTTCGGTCAGGTGGGCGGCGCCTTCATCCGCATTGTGGACGACGCGACGGGCCGCGAGATCACCCGCTACGACCTCGGCGAGGACTTCAGCACGGAAACCGCCGTGGTGTTCGGTGAAGTGTACCGCTACGGTAACGAGTGGAAGTTCCGCGCGGTCGGGCAGGGCTTTGCCGGTGGCCTGGCGCCGATGGCCCGCGGCTACGGCGTGAACGTTTAA
- a CDS encoding AIM24 family protein: MSYRIQLSEESSGGLRAELYAICKVTSQLVQGTSGATPTFRDIYTDTGQRQLKFTLQDDSVVLEPGILSYAHGRLKFEVIQQQAGGGGFLGRAMRSAGTGESAYGTRVTGTGEVWTEPTHKHFVFANMESGDSMLVDDKAYYAAQGSLRLSTHQHARVQGAVSGNGLMQPRLDGRGLLVIESPVSVHEIEMLDVPAGETVTVDGDMMLMYTATMNPRLGPLVRGLRNSLRSGEGLVYTLDGPGQVFLTPTHVATGSLA; this comes from the coding sequence ATGAGTTACCGGATCCAGCTGAGTGAAGAGAGCAGTGGGGGCCTGAGGGCCGAGTTGTACGCGATCTGCAAAGTCACGTCTCAGCTCGTGCAGGGCACATCCGGCGCCACCCCGACCTTCAGGGATATCTATACCGATACCGGCCAGCGCCAGCTCAAGTTCACGCTGCAGGACGACAGCGTGGTGCTTGAACCCGGCATCCTCTCCTACGCGCACGGTCGGCTGAAGTTCGAAGTCATCCAGCAGCAGGCCGGGGGCGGCGGTTTCCTCGGGCGCGCCATGCGCAGCGCAGGCACAGGAGAATCGGCCTACGGCACCCGCGTCACCGGGACTGGCGAAGTTTGGACGGAGCCCACCCATAAACATTTCGTCTTCGCGAATATGGAAAGTGGCGACAGTATGCTCGTCGACGACAAAGCGTACTACGCAGCGCAGGGCTCCCTGCGCCTCAGTACCCATCAGCATGCCAGGGTGCAGGGCGCCGTCAGCGGGAACGGCCTGATGCAACCCCGCCTGGATGGGCGAGGCCTGCTGGTCATCGAGTCGCCCGTCAGCGTCCATGAGATCGAGATGCTGGACGTGCCCGCTGGGGAGACCGTCACCGTTGACGGGGACATGATGCTGATGTACACCGCCACCATGAACCCCCGCCTGGGGCCGCTGGTGCGCGGTCTGCGAAATTCACTTCGCAGCGGCGAAGGTCTCGTGTATACCCTGGATGGTCCGGGGCAGGTGTTCCTGACGCCCACGCACGTTGCCACTGGCAGCTTGGCCTGA
- a CDS encoding TerD family protein yields MALSLQKGQQISLAKTSGTTLTTVRLGVGWEGIKKKGILGFGAGREAVDLDANALMFDAQGTLVDQVWFRQLQSKDGSVRHSGDNRTGDGDGDDETITIDLTRLSSAVQTVILSVNNYSGQSFNRIETAYCRLINQQGEKELARYELAGQGNHNGLIIASLRREGSDWTFKAIGAAASGRTYHDNLPDIRAHL; encoded by the coding sequence ATGGCACTGAGTTTGCAGAAAGGTCAACAGATCAGCCTGGCCAAGACCAGCGGCACCACCCTCACCACCGTGCGCCTCGGCGTCGGCTGGGAGGGCATCAAGAAAAAAGGCATCCTGGGCTTCGGCGCTGGGCGGGAAGCTGTCGATCTTGACGCGAACGCCCTGATGTTCGATGCGCAGGGGACGCTGGTCGACCAAGTGTGGTTCCGCCAGTTGCAGAGCAAGGACGGCTCGGTCCGTCACAGTGGCGACAACCGCACCGGCGACGGGGACGGGGACGACGAGACGATCACCATCGACCTGACCCGTCTCTCCTCCGCTGTGCAGACCGTGATCCTGAGCGTGAACAACTACAGCGGTCAGAGCTTCAACCGCATCGAAACGGCGTATTGCCGCCTGATCAATCAGCAGGGTGAGAAGGAACTCGCCCGCTATGAACTGGCCGGGCAGGGCAATCACAACGGCCTGATTATTGCCAGCTTGAGGCGCGAGGGCAGCGACTGGACCTTCAAGGCGATCGGTGCTGCTGCGTCCGGCCGCACGTACCACGACAACCTGCCCGACATCCGCGCTCACCTGTGA
- a CDS encoding cysteine protease StiP domain-containing protein: MNHSFPPGDVTFHLNEGTPQWVSVAEKERLLREGTSYATLLTPEAEPVWGGVFDAVLPRLAARTAGLVEQVTAQIAAHHVRPVLISLARGGTPAGALIRRAAARRGLDWPHHSLSIMRAEGLDLVAYQEVLALHPEREVIFVDGWTGKGSIRGALERSVPQARLAVLSDPAGISTYAGTYQDVLIPHALLNATVCGLLSRTFLSGPGRHAAQVELNLGTHDRTQVYLDAVNQATPQPVPPGPRPDAPFVATYALAAQYGVTDPHRVKPSVGEACRVLLRRAPHALLLRQAGYLDTRHLEQHALAHQIPVHVHADLPYQACALIQ; encoded by the coding sequence GTGAACCACAGCTTTCCACCCGGCGACGTGACGTTCCACCTCAACGAAGGGACACCGCAGTGGGTCAGCGTGGCCGAAAAGGAGCGGCTCCTGCGGGAGGGCACGTCGTACGCCACGCTGCTCACGCCTGAAGCCGAGCCGGTCTGGGGCGGCGTGTTCGATGCGGTGCTGCCTCGACTCGCCGCCCGCACAGCGGGTCTGGTTGAGCAGGTCACCGCGCAGATCGCCGCGCACCACGTCCGGCCCGTCCTGATCTCCCTGGCGCGGGGCGGCACCCCGGCGGGTGCGCTGATCCGCCGCGCGGCCGCCCGGCGTGGCCTGGACTGGCCGCATCACAGCCTCAGCATCATGCGTGCCGAGGGGCTGGACCTCGTCGCCTACCAGGAAGTCCTGGCGCTCCACCCGGAGCGGGAGGTCATCTTCGTGGACGGCTGGACGGGCAAAGGCAGCATCCGCGGCGCCCTGGAGCGCAGCGTGCCGCAAGCGCGGCTGGCCGTCCTGAGCGATCCCGCCGGGATCAGCACGTACGCAGGCACCTATCAGGACGTCCTGATCCCCCACGCGCTACTGAACGCCACCGTCTGCGGCCTGCTCTCCCGCACGTTCCTCAGTGGACCAGGGCGGCACGCCGCGCAGGTGGAACTGAATCTCGGGACGCACGACCGGACGCAGGTGTACCTGGACGCGGTCAATCAGGCCACCCCGCAGCCTGTCCCACCCGGTCCGCGACCCGACGCGCCCTTCGTCGCCACGTACGCCCTCGCTGCTCAGTACGGTGTGACCGACCCGCACCGCGTCAAACCCAGCGTCGGGGAGGCCTGCCGGGTTCTGCTGCGCCGCGCTCCCCACGCCCTGCTGCTGCGGCAGGCCGGGTACCTCGACACGCGTCACCTGGAACAACACGCGCTCGCCCACCAGATTCCTGTTCACGTGCACGCCGATCTGCCCTACCAGGCCTGCGCGCTCATCCAATAA
- a CDS encoding VWA domain-containing protein, whose amino-acid sequence MPPLLKGQRLPLGPQHTGLILTLHAELDHPDVDLSLFALDDARTIRDDAYLTFFNQPTSPNGEIRMTAAGAGVQFTLSLDQLPPWISRLVLCATSDSQPIGRLRRGQVTVTPSSGDALNFDLSPGGDELAVMLVEVYRHQGAWRVTAVEQGFNGGMDALVRSFGGEVADEVPAAPAPVDPPPPIPAAPAAPEPTTKVELRKQQVGVVLTKAGISGLKARVMVVMDASGSMGSLYSRGTVQETLERLIPVAARLDDNNAMEFWYYADRFARMGDLDEDSVLGVAGTQMPQITGVVPAVRKIGYGNNEPPVMQDVLSIHRAAAAEDRAEGAPIMPTLVLFITDGGISGGTSRQIETIIKDSARDALFWQFVGLGNANYGVLAKLDTLQGRAIDNSGFFAVDDIDRISDEQLYTRMLSEFAAWWKKWSSLGLDSATPASSGARPPAPAAPTGQVSLKKNTSVNIQKGKKITITLSWAGSGDLDLYAFYVLKNGSTGKVYYKDKGAAATPPYITLSGDSRRAGKETAVIHRPDELAHVLFAAYSAVSNGAGSFASYKPTTIFTDDLGQEVRAPVLGRNHFSFWVALSAIDLTGAQAKISHLERYSSFGTERSPILHASGKLEMNKGVIEFK is encoded by the coding sequence ATGCCACCACTGCTCAAAGGTCAGCGACTTCCCCTCGGACCTCAACACACCGGGTTGATCCTCACACTTCACGCGGAACTGGACCATCCGGACGTCGACCTCAGCCTGTTCGCGCTCGACGACGCCCGAACCATCAGAGACGACGCCTACCTGACGTTCTTCAACCAGCCTACCTCGCCCAACGGTGAAATCCGCATGACCGCCGCCGGGGCGGGCGTGCAGTTCACCCTCAGCCTCGATCAGCTGCCCCCGTGGATCTCGCGTCTGGTGTTGTGCGCGACCAGTGACTCGCAACCGATCGGGCGCCTGCGCCGTGGTCAGGTGACGGTGACGCCCTCGTCGGGCGACGCGCTGAACTTCGACCTCAGCCCCGGCGGTGACGAACTGGCCGTGATGCTCGTCGAGGTCTACCGGCACCAGGGGGCGTGGCGTGTCACGGCAGTCGAGCAGGGCTTCAACGGCGGGATGGACGCTCTGGTGCGTTCCTTCGGCGGGGAAGTGGCCGATGAGGTGCCGGCGGCGCCTGCGCCAGTGGATCCGCCACCACCGATCCCTGCAGCCCCGGCCGCGCCCGAGCCGACCACGAAAGTGGAACTGCGCAAACAGCAGGTGGGCGTGGTGCTGACCAAGGCGGGCATCAGTGGTCTCAAGGCGCGCGTGATGGTCGTCATGGACGCCTCTGGCAGTATGGGCAGCCTGTACAGCCGCGGCACCGTGCAGGAGACCCTCGAGCGCCTCATCCCTGTAGCGGCTCGACTGGACGACAACAACGCCATGGAATTCTGGTATTACGCCGACCGGTTTGCCCGCATGGGCGACCTGGATGAGGATAGCGTGCTGGGCGTGGCCGGGACGCAGATGCCGCAGATCACCGGCGTCGTCCCGGCCGTCAGGAAAATCGGGTACGGCAACAACGAGCCGCCCGTGATGCAGGACGTCCTGAGTATCCACCGCGCCGCCGCTGCGGAGGACCGCGCCGAAGGAGCGCCAATCATGCCGACCCTGGTGCTGTTCATCACCGACGGAGGCATCAGTGGGGGGACCAGCCGGCAGATCGAGACGATCATCAAGGACTCGGCCCGGGACGCTCTGTTCTGGCAGTTCGTCGGACTGGGCAACGCGAACTACGGGGTGCTGGCCAAACTCGACACCCTGCAGGGCCGCGCAATCGACAACTCCGGCTTCTTCGCGGTCGACGACATTGACCGGATCAGCGACGAGCAGCTGTACACGCGTATGCTCAGCGAGTTCGCGGCGTGGTGGAAGAAGTGGAGCTCACTCGGGCTGGACAGCGCGACTCCAGCCTCCAGCGGCGCCCGTCCGCCTGCCCCTGCCGCCCCCACCGGCCAAGTCAGTCTCAAGAAGAACACCAGCGTGAACATCCAGAAGGGCAAGAAGATCACGATCACCCTCAGCTGGGCCGGCAGTGGTGACCTGGACCTGTACGCCTTCTACGTTCTGAAGAACGGCTCGACCGGCAAGGTCTACTACAAGGACAAAGGCGCGGCGGCCACACCGCCCTACATCACCCTGTCCGGGGACAGCCGGAGGGCTGGGAAGGAAACGGCGGTCATTCACCGCCCGGATGAACTTGCGCACGTCCTCTTCGCGGCGTACAGCGCTGTCTCAAACGGTGCGGGATCGTTTGCCAGCTACAAGCCCACAACCATCTTCACCGATGACTTGGGACAGGAGGTGCGTGCGCCCGTGCTCGGCCGCAACCACTTCTCGTTCTGGGTGGCCCTGTCTGCGATTGATCTGACGGGCGCGCAGGCAAAGATCAGTCACCTCGAGCGGTACTCCAGTTTCGGCACAGAACGCAGCCCGATCCTGCACGCCAGCGGGAAACTCGAGATGAACAAAGGGGTCATCGAGTTCAAGTGA